The Prevotella melaninogenica genome has a segment encoding these proteins:
- the ccsA gene encoding cytochrome c biogenesis protein CcsA: MRTKKTLEIIYVLLVIVMATGTIIGKYTSLDYVSDNIFGSWWFCLLWAIGAAAGIVYFLKRKIRRPIVITLHLSFVVILLGALLTHLTSNKGVVHLRQGKTIDTYITKDGNEAKLPFSIQLNKFTVSYHAGNMAAMDYASIVTLIQGDKNEQYQISMNNIYSGYGTRLYQSSYDEDMKGSYLSVNSDPYGIPVTYLGYALLFFGLIAMLIDPKGNFRRLLRKEAIAVIILVMGCLNASAQPALPRQTADEFGKILIVYNGRICPIETYAIDFTTKLYGKKSYKDFTPSQVLTGFMFWGQEWVKEPILRLKGAELRNKLHLNEYISPMSLFGQQGYILGPYLQDAHSQENDNVSKQLLDTDDKMMLLMELTQGKPLRIFPYTSKSNTVEWFTPTDRYPKDMPKEQQQYIRSILPLAGQLARQGKIDMLNELILKLRKYQYRYGGNTIPSDTVIKAEGIYNHFPFTTILFIFNLTAGLLSVLFLAHKKRYRFFTWLMSLSWCALTFTLALRWVINGTIPLANGYETMLLLSWLIMLVSVLTTRKLQLMTTFGLLMSGFMLLVSHLGEMDPSITPRMPVLNSPLLSIHVSIIMISYALLSLTFISAIAYFLTCNSKRESVMAANRQLTVLSQIFLYPAITTLGLGIFIGAIWANISWGSYWGWDPKETWALITFMIYAIPLHTNSFSALGKPKNYHLFMLLSFFSILMTYFGVNYILGGMHSYA; the protein is encoded by the coding sequence ATGCGAACAAAGAAGACGCTTGAAATTATTTATGTTCTCCTTGTTATAGTGATGGCAACAGGGACAATCATTGGGAAATATACCAGTCTTGATTATGTTTCAGACAACATTTTCGGGTCGTGGTGGTTTTGTTTGTTGTGGGCTATTGGTGCTGCAGCAGGCATTGTTTATTTTCTAAAGCGAAAGATTCGTCGACCAATTGTTATAACATTACATTTGTCTTTTGTCGTAATTCTCCTTGGGGCATTGCTAACTCATCTCACCTCTAATAAAGGTGTGGTACATCTTCGACAAGGGAAAACGATAGATACGTATATTACCAAGGATGGAAACGAGGCTAAACTACCATTCAGTATTCAACTGAACAAGTTTACTGTGTCTTACCATGCTGGCAACATGGCTGCAATGGATTATGCATCAATTGTCACACTTATCCAAGGAGATAAGAATGAACAGTATCAGATTTCAATGAATAATATCTACTCTGGCTATGGCACACGCCTCTATCAAAGTAGCTATGATGAAGACATGAAAGGTAGTTATCTCTCTGTTAATTCCGACCCGTATGGAATCCCTGTTACTTATTTAGGTTATGCCCTTCTGTTTTTCGGGCTTATAGCGATGCTGATTGACCCTAAGGGAAACTTCCGACGTTTACTTCGTAAGGAAGCAATAGCTGTCATCATACTGGTGATGGGTTGTTTGAATGCAAGTGCACAGCCTGCATTACCACGTCAGACTGCTGACGAATTTGGAAAGATATTGATTGTTTATAATGGACGAATTTGTCCTATAGAGACGTATGCAATCGACTTTACCACAAAACTTTATGGTAAGAAAAGCTACAAAGACTTTACTCCTTCTCAGGTTTTAACGGGCTTTATGTTCTGGGGACAAGAGTGGGTGAAGGAACCTATCTTAAGACTAAAGGGAGCTGAACTGCGTAACAAGTTGCACTTAAACGAATATATTTCTCCTATGAGTTTGTTTGGACAACAAGGTTATATATTAGGACCTTACCTTCAAGATGCACATAGCCAGGAGAATGACAATGTATCAAAGCAGTTGCTTGATACAGACGATAAGATGATGCTGTTGATGGAACTAACGCAAGGTAAACCTCTGAGAATCTTCCCTTATACGTCTAAGAGTAATACTGTTGAGTGGTTTACACCTACTGATAGATATCCGAAAGATATGCCAAAGGAGCAGCAACAGTATATTCGTTCTATTCTTCCTTTAGCGGGGCAGCTTGCCAGACAGGGGAAGATTGATATGCTGAACGAGCTCATTCTGAAATTAAGAAAGTATCAATATAGATATGGTGGTAATACGATTCCATCTGATACAGTGATTAAAGCAGAAGGAATTTATAATCATTTCCCATTTACAACTATACTTTTTATCTTTAATTTGACAGCAGGTTTACTCTCTGTCTTATTCCTTGCACATAAGAAAAGATATAGATTTTTTACTTGGTTAATGTCTCTTTCATGGTGCGCTCTTACCTTTACGTTAGCGCTGAGATGGGTTATTAATGGTACGATTCCACTCGCTAACGGCTATGAGACGATGTTACTGTTATCTTGGCTTATCATGCTTGTATCTGTTTTGACGACAAGGAAGCTACAACTTATGACAACTTTCGGTTTACTCATGAGTGGCTTTATGCTTCTTGTAAGTCATCTTGGCGAGATGGATCCAAGTATTACACCACGTATGCCGGTGTTGAATAGTCCGCTATTAAGCATTCATGTAAGTATCATCATGATTTCTTACGCGCTTCTCTCTCTTACGTTTATTAGTGCAATAGCCTATTTCCTTACTTGTAATAGTAAACGAGAAAGCGTTATGGCTGCTAATCGACAGTTGACTGTTCTTTCACAGATTTTCCTCTATCCAGCCATAACAACATTGGGATTAGGAATATTTATTGGTGCTATATGGGCTAATATTAGTTGGGGAAGTTATTGGGGATGGGACCCAAAAGAAACGTGGGCATTGATTACCTTTATGATTTATGCTATCCCCTTGCACACCAATTCGTTTTCAGCATTAGGTAAACCAAAGAATTATCATCTCTTTATGTTACTGTCATTCTTTAGTATACTTATGACTTATTTTGGTGTCAACTATATCCTTGGTGGTATGCATTCTTATGCTTAA